Proteins from one Malaya genurostris strain Urasoe2022 chromosome 2, Malgen_1.1, whole genome shotgun sequence genomic window:
- the LOC131427954 gene encoding carboxylesterase 5A: protein MHRIQLQIISVSFVSMLLLVLDSIKQSDAIVGGIKSAPPPIDDPVVFVRYVGQSARLEGSLNRQTGLYSFRGVRYADAPTGEYRYQRPRFKRLSGDIDAINNGPPCPQPEPNNPYKVIGNEDCLLLNIYTPQMPDETTGLPVIVWIHGGGYRYGSAAQYGAEPLTQNGVIFIPIQYRLGSFGIVGDGSRDFSGNLALLDMATAVRWVKDYVSWFGGDPNQIKVIGHGSGATAAMILSSATMARSAIGGVVAMSGSSLQPNSYDSEPVTSLNEIVSKHNCSAGNETEIVRCMRGKSVHDIINVDSELQVSRLSDQRAVKSLTANVGISPAIEQTDDDRGLRGILVEEPSVTISKETNTRNIPLLIGVSKDETANGIDIKEIETKFGTATNFLKTTSEIVGLKNFLKLNKSVDMLDSLGSVLDLSKYLEIPKSWNVTQVFDKLVEATTDAVFNLPAIVTAQSWSKAGKSYFYSFEHRSDNTRGSDFLSGLPLVAKQSSDRRKDAVGHGDELGILFDTHDIHGNLITKAVIKSKRDLNARQAFVAFIAKFAYMNSSNSEDDSLFKAFSSKGTPYTKIGEKATLNNDFRFCQLSIWGAQLESIKSISCKFLGDGLENLGKAVGGLTGLLGGQKPSIQKPAKVLGII from the exons ATGCACCGAATCCAATTACAAATAATTTCGGTCAGTTTCGTATCAATGCTGCTACTGGTACTTGATTCAATAAAGCAAAGTGATGCCATTGTCGGCGGGATAAAATCGGCCCCACCGCCAATCGATGATCCAGTGGTTTTCGTAAGATATGTCGGACAATCTGCCCGGCTAGAAGGAAGTCTAAATCGGCAAACCGGACTTTACTCCTTCCGTGGAGTACGATATGCGGATGCTCCTACTGGAGAGTACCGCTATCAGAGACCTCGATTTAAGCGTCTCAGTGGAGACATAGATGCTATCAATAATGGTCCACCATGTCCGCAACCAGAGCCAAATAATCCCTACAAAGTAATCGGCAACGAGGACTGCTTGTTACTGAATATTTATACTCCACAAATGCCCGATGAGACCACCGGTTTACCGGTGATAGTGTGGATCCACGGCGGAGGCTACCGCTATGGATCAGCGGCTCAATATGGAGCAGAACCGTTGACGCAAAACGGTGTAATTTTTATTCCAATTCAGTATCGTTTAGGATCATTCGGCATTGTCGGTGACGGTAGTCGTGATTTTTCTGGAAACCTAGCCTTACTAGACATGGCCACCGCCGTTCGCTGGGTGAAGGATTACGTTTCGTGGTTTGGTGGAGATCCCAACCAAATTAAAGTGATCGGCCACGGATCTGGTGCAACCGCTGCAATGATTTTATCGTCAGCCACCATGGCTCGCAGTGCCATTGGCGGTGTAGTGGCAATGTCCGGATCATCGCTGCAGCCAAATTCGTACGATTCAGAACCTGTTACATCGTTGAACGAAATTGTGTCAAAACATAATTGTTCTGCTGGAAACGAAACAGAAATTGTGCGGTGCATGCGAGGGAAATCGGTTCATGATATCATCAATGTTGATAGCGAGCTACAAGTGAGTCGTTTGAGTGATCAAAGAGCGGTGAAATCATTGACCGCAAACGTTGGAATAAGTCCAGCAATTGAGCAGACAGATGATGATCGAGGATTGCGTGGTATTCTTGTGGAGGAACCCTCGGTTACTATTAGTAAAGAAACAAATACACGAAACATCCCTTTGTTGATAGGGGTGTCCAAAGATGAAACAGCCAATGGAATCGACATTaaagaaattgaaacaaaattcggcACTGCtacaaattttttgaaaactactaGCGAAATTGTTGGTCtgaaaaactttttaaaactaaataaatCAGTTGATATGTTAGACTCCCTGGGCAGTGTTCTGGATTTGtcaaaatatttggaaatacCAAAATCATGGAACGTGACGCAAGTCTTCGACAAACTCGTCGAGGCGACTACCGATGCTGTATTCAATCTTCCGGCTATAGTGACAGCACAGTCCTGGAGCAAAGCTGGCAAATCATACTTCTATAGCTTTGAACATCGTTCGGATAACACTAGAGGGAGCGATTTTCTTAGCGGCCTGCCGTTAGTAGCTAAACAAAGCTCTGATAGGCGAAAAGATGCAGTAGGACATGGTGATGAATTGGGTATACTTTTTGATACGCATGATATTCACGGTAATTTGATCACCAAAGCGGTAATCAAATCAAAGCGAGACTTGAATGCAAGACAGGCGTTTGTAGCGTTTATAGCAAAATTCGCTTATATGAACAGTAGTAACTCCGAGGACGACAGCCTATTTAAAGCTTTCTCTAGCAAAGGTACTCCGTACACCAAAatcggtgaaaaagcaacgttgaacAATGATTTTAG ATTTTGTCAGTTATCGATTTGGGGTGCTCAATTGGAATCGATAAAATCGATATCGTGTAAATTTTTGGGAGATGGTCTTGAAAATTTGGGCAAAGCTGTTGGTGGACTTACTGGACTCCTCGGTGGACAAAAACCTTCAATTCAAAAACCTGCTAAAGTGCTTGGAATCATTTGA